Proteins co-encoded in one Burkholderia ambifaria AMMD genomic window:
- a CDS encoding Flp family type IVb pilin produces MKALIKRFLKEEDGVTAIEYGLIAGLIAALIITSVTTIGTKIAALFSTIASSLP; encoded by the coding sequence ATGAAAGCACTTATCAAGCGCTTCCTCAAGGAAGAAGACGGGGTGACCGCGATCGAGTATGGGCTGATTGCGGGTCTGATTGCGGCCTTGATCATTACCAGCGTGACGACCATCGGCACGAAGATCGCGGCTCTGTTCTCCACGATTGCCAGTTCGCTGCCCTAA
- a CDS encoding A24 family peptidase has product MAHLLSTSIFFAWAALVAAGDIRFRLVRNSLVICGGTAALVSSLIHANPFGISTGQALIGMLVGLVSFFPLFAMRVMGAADVKVFAVLGAWCGLPILLWLWVIASLAAGVHVLGLMLLTRTPLGALWVRGLPAMALAGRRSTPYAACLVVPAAIWLGYLVVTWSGR; this is encoded by the coding sequence ATGGCACATCTCCTCAGCACCAGCATTTTTTTTGCCTGGGCCGCTCTCGTTGCTGCCGGTGATATTCGATTTCGGCTCGTTCGGAATTCGCTTGTCATCTGCGGAGGCACTGCTGCGCTCGTCAGTTCACTGATACACGCAAATCCATTTGGTATTTCAACCGGGCAGGCATTGATCGGCATGCTGGTCGGTTTGGTCAGTTTCTTCCCGCTTTTTGCGATGCGCGTCATGGGTGCGGCGGACGTCAAGGTATTCGCGGTCCTCGGTGCGTGGTGCGGTTTGCCGATATTGCTTTGGCTGTGGGTGATTGCCAGCCTTGCCGCCGGCGTGCACGTCCTGGGATTGATGCTGCTCACTCGCACGCCGCTCGGCGCGTTATGGGTGCGCGGATTGCCGGCAATGGCGCTCGCCGGACGGCGCTCGACACCGTACGCGGCGTGTCTCGTCGTTCCCGCGGCCATTTGGCTGGGCTATCTGGTCGTTACCTGGAGCGGGCGATGA
- a CDS encoding TadE/TadG family type IV pilus assembly protein: MKRQYRPAACSRERGATAVEFALVFPLFFLILYAIVTFGLIFAVQQSLTLAATEGARSALNYVYEANGSGSQALTDRASAAKTTAAGLTSWLAHVQIPTPVSGACSYDPAMYCVTVTVTYPYQAHPLVPSLPLLGLVTPAQLTGTATVQINPATIL; this comes from the coding sequence ATGAAACGTCAGTATCGACCGGCCGCGTGCTCGAGGGAGCGAGGAGCGACTGCCGTCGAATTCGCGCTGGTATTTCCGCTGTTTTTCCTGATTCTGTACGCGATCGTGACCTTCGGGCTCATTTTCGCGGTTCAGCAGAGCCTCACGCTTGCGGCGACCGAGGGCGCGCGTTCGGCACTGAACTATGTGTATGAGGCCAACGGTTCGGGCTCGCAGGCGCTGACGGACCGGGCGAGCGCGGCAAAGACGACGGCTGCCGGCCTCACGTCATGGCTGGCCCATGTCCAGATCCCCACGCCGGTATCAGGAGCCTGCAGCTACGACCCGGCGATGTATTGCGTGACAGTCACGGTGACCTATCCGTACCAGGCGCATCCGCTGGTTCCGTCGCTGCCGTTGCTGGGTCTCGTCACGCCGGCGCAGCTTACCGGCACGGCCACCGTCCAGATCAATCCGGCAACCATCCTATGA
- the cpaB gene encoding Flp pilus assembly protein CpaB, whose amino-acid sequence MANNLTKIIAGLLIAIAVLLGIYAWTLGRAPAHPPVVATPTVAAQSVPLVVAARVLPAGQPIPADALKLAQVPMMPTGGFSDPTALVGRVPANDILAAAPVLEGALTSGLADQVALGERAVAVKVDESNAVGNRLRPGNFVDVFLNLRRDGSGGAQVNSEIPATQARLLLSRVRVLSFGDATSDRDGGGGPGGAVRTAVLAVPTAQVDALTLAEASGRLTLALRNPRDTEIATQTVAVRTGGGGATPSAQAASGVWLDDLSGGRARATPRAPVVPRAPVMARGSGSSIEVIRGGRAETVAY is encoded by the coding sequence ATGGCCAACAACTTGACGAAGATCATCGCCGGGCTGCTGATCGCAATCGCAGTCCTGCTCGGGATCTATGCATGGACGCTTGGCCGCGCGCCGGCTCATCCGCCGGTTGTGGCAACGCCGACCGTCGCGGCGCAATCGGTGCCGCTCGTCGTGGCCGCGCGCGTGCTGCCGGCCGGCCAGCCGATTCCCGCCGATGCATTGAAGCTGGCACAGGTGCCGATGATGCCGACTGGCGGGTTCAGCGATCCGACGGCCCTTGTCGGTCGCGTGCCGGCGAACGACATTCTTGCCGCAGCGCCGGTGCTCGAAGGCGCGTTGACCTCCGGACTGGCCGACCAGGTGGCGCTTGGTGAGCGTGCCGTCGCCGTGAAGGTCGACGAATCGAACGCGGTCGGCAACCGGCTGCGGCCCGGCAACTTTGTCGACGTGTTCCTGAATCTGCGGCGTGACGGATCCGGCGGCGCCCAAGTGAATTCGGAGATTCCCGCTACGCAGGCGCGCCTGCTGCTGTCGAGGGTCCGTGTGCTGTCGTTCGGCGATGCGACCTCCGATCGCGACGGCGGTGGCGGACCGGGCGGCGCGGTACGGACCGCGGTGCTCGCCGTGCCGACCGCACAGGTCGATGCGCTCACGCTCGCCGAGGCAAGCGGTCGTCTGACGCTCGCGCTGCGCAATCCGCGCGACACCGAAATCGCGACACAGACGGTCGCGGTTCGTACGGGGGGCGGGGGCGCGACGCCGTCGGCGCAGGCCGCGAGCGGCGTATGGCTGGACGACCTGTCGGGTGGGCGTGCGCGTGCTACACCCCGCGCGCCGGTTGTCCCGCGCGCGCCTGTGATGGCCCGGGGGAGCGGCAGCAGTATCGAAGTCATTCGTGGCGGGCGTGCCGAAACGGTTGCCTATTGA
- a CDS encoding type II and III secretion system protein family protein produces MTNKLIAYAIAIWAMTFGVLTEAAGTNASIDLAVGSQRQVAAGRTLQRIAVGDPAVVDVLVMKGSHAGSVLLVAKAPGSTNVLLWERGRDEPTVWNVNVVDAAAQAALDGSAPKVKGYGGAAVLSGSSASLDAHERAVAVGKRMGGKDGTVIDASTVGNRSVVQVDVRVVEFSRSVLKEAGLNFFKQSNGFAFGAFSPGGLQSVTGGATSAFAATGGIPIASAFNLVVNSAGRGIFGNISILEANNLARVLAQPTLVALSGQSASFLAGGEIPVPVPQALGSTAIDWKQYGVGLTLTPTVLSQHRIALKVAPESSQLDFQHGVTINSVSVPAITTRRADTTVELGDGESFVIGGLIDRETMSNISKVPVLGDLPIIGAFFKSLNYQQNDKELVIIVTPHLVAPIAKGAPLPATPGELSEQRDGPVWRSYLGGIASPDAAPGFSK; encoded by the coding sequence ATGACAAACAAACTGATTGCATACGCGATTGCTATCTGGGCCATGACCTTTGGTGTCCTGACGGAGGCTGCCGGTACAAACGCGTCGATTGACCTTGCGGTCGGCTCGCAACGACAGGTCGCTGCCGGCCGCACGCTGCAACGGATCGCGGTTGGCGATCCCGCCGTCGTCGACGTGCTGGTCATGAAGGGGAGCCATGCCGGATCGGTACTGCTGGTTGCGAAGGCACCGGGTTCGACGAACGTGTTGTTGTGGGAGCGGGGCCGCGACGAGCCGACGGTGTGGAACGTCAATGTCGTCGATGCGGCCGCTCAGGCGGCACTGGATGGTTCGGCGCCGAAGGTCAAGGGATACGGCGGAGCCGCGGTCCTGTCCGGCTCCTCCGCGTCGCTCGACGCGCATGAACGGGCCGTGGCCGTCGGCAAGCGGATGGGTGGCAAGGACGGCACGGTAATCGATGCGTCGACGGTCGGTAACCGGAGCGTCGTGCAGGTCGACGTGCGCGTCGTCGAATTCAGCCGCTCGGTGCTGAAGGAAGCGGGGCTGAACTTCTTCAAGCAGAGCAACGGATTCGCGTTCGGTGCGTTTTCGCCGGGCGGTCTTCAGTCCGTGACGGGCGGCGCGACGTCGGCCTTCGCGGCGACGGGCGGCATTCCGATTGCGTCGGCGTTCAACCTGGTCGTGAATTCCGCCGGCCGCGGCATTTTCGGCAATATTTCGATTCTCGAAGCGAACAACCTGGCCCGCGTGCTTGCGCAGCCGACGCTGGTAGCGCTGTCGGGCCAGAGCGCGAGTTTTCTCGCAGGCGGCGAAATTCCGGTACCGGTGCCGCAGGCACTGGGCTCGACAGCGATCGACTGGAAGCAGTACGGCGTTGGTCTCACGCTGACGCCGACCGTGCTGAGCCAGCACCGGATCGCGCTCAAGGTCGCGCCCGAATCGAGTCAGCTCGACTTTCAGCACGGCGTGACGATCAACAGCGTGTCGGTGCCGGCCATCACGACCCGGCGCGCGGATACGACGGTCGAACTGGGCGATGGCGAGAGCTTCGTGATTGGCGGCCTGATCGACCGCGAAACGATGTCGAACATCAGCAAGGTGCCGGTCCTGGGCGATCTGCCGATCATCGGTGCGTTCTTCAAATCGTTGAATTACCAGCAGAACGACAAGGAGCTGGTGATCATCGTGACACCGCATCTGGTGGCGCCGATCGCGAAGGGCGCACCGCTGCCGGCGACGCCGGGTGAGCTGTCCGAGCAGCGCGACGGGCCTGTCTGGCGCTCGTATCTTGGCGGTATCGCGTCGCCGGATGCCGCGCCGGGATTTTCGAAATGA